One Paenibacillus sp. FSL W8-0186 genomic window carries:
- a CDS encoding YqzM family protein, with protein sequence MDANTHVNDPREHINEEPRNDLFDLMNGFFGMLTVMAVIFFGMVIFKFLAG encoded by the coding sequence ATGGACGCAAATACGCACGTAAATGACCCGCGGGAGCATATCAACGAAGAACCGCGCAACGATTTGTTTGACCTGATGAATGGCTTTTTTGGCATGCTGACGGTCATGGCCGTTATTTTCTTCGGCATGGTCATTTTTAAGTTTCTAGCCGGCTAA
- the dnaI gene encoding primosomal protein DnaI, whose translation MESLGELLTQMKSPVLRRRSEELTAKLMSDPLVLELRARYPELRDEQLTLNMAKLYQYVRSSRHCDSCPGLDRCPNDFPGHYTKLTVDTLYGDAAISDRQVPCNLQIQRERDLAIKKRIHSFYIDERALEEGYSEVEIMTKDLDRAPAVGRVFQYINEVKENGLSPRGLYLEGHFGTGKTFLMCYLLHELAKAGYSGVIVYMPEFVEDLKSMFQDSQKLKETVEVMKQADLLIFDDIGAENLNPWVRDHVMGSILNFRMNRKPTFYTSNYSLAGLEKHLSFTSKEGEELHKGQRLMDRIAPFVEVVQVRGVNKRGQK comes from the coding sequence ATGGAATCACTCGGAGAACTGCTGACGCAGATGAAAAGCCCGGTGCTGCGCCGGCGTTCGGAGGAATTGACGGCGAAGCTGATGAGCGATCCGCTGGTGCTGGAGCTAAGAGCTCGTTATCCTGAGCTGAGGGACGAGCAGCTTACGCTAAATATGGCCAAGCTCTACCAATATGTGCGAAGTTCGCGTCACTGTGACAGCTGTCCGGGACTTGATCGCTGCCCGAATGATTTTCCCGGCCATTATACAAAGCTAACGGTCGATACGCTCTACGGGGATGCTGCGATCAGTGACCGGCAAGTGCCCTGCAACCTGCAGATCCAGCGGGAACGGGATCTCGCCATCAAGAAGCGGATCCATAGCTTCTACATAGATGAGCGGGCGCTGGAGGAAGGCTATAGCGAAGTAGAAATCATGACCAAGGATTTGGATCGGGCACCTGCGGTAGGCCGGGTATTCCAATACATCAATGAGGTGAAGGAGAACGGATTATCGCCTCGCGGTTTGTATTTGGAAGGCCATTTTGGGACAGGCAAAACATTTCTGATGTGTTATCTGCTGCATGAGCTGGCCAAGGCGGGATATTCCGGGGTTATCGTCTATATGCCGGAATTCGTTGAAGATTTGAAGTCGATGTTCCAGGACAGCCAGAAGCTGAAGGAAACCGTGGAAGTGATGAAGCAGGCTGACCTGCTCATTTTCGACGATATCGGCGCTGAGAATTTGAATCCTTGGGTCCGTGATCATGTGATGGGTTCGATTCTGAATTTCCGCATGAACCGGAAGCCGACCTTCTATACATCGAATTACTCGCTCGCAGGACTCGAGAAGCATCTTAGCTTTACGAGCAAGGAAGGGGAAGAACTTCACAAGGGACAGCGTCTTATGGATCGTATTGCGCCGTTCGTGGAGGTAGTTCAGGTTCGCGGCGTGAACAAGCGGGGACAGAAGTAA
- a CDS encoding helicase DnaB codes for MRINNMLHFTENHRYCVYRDFGLSAVDGRMLSLVYQPMAGAFAIGFYRLLAERVSLEQVGYSPIEQQRELFLTLGLEPSEKGRKYLIEQASKLEAVGLLQTSRLYIPERDDYIYEYELQAPLSPADFFRTQHLTLLLRDKIGKFAVLALRERMFCEEPPEWTGMAYNKENISVPFYDIFELNTHAIDYELEQAIAESSMSRQSGGLQGAEEEAINYADIIIRFPRESANRAFVEGLRFNSEGMGIANYVARKYELSVQDLCRLLDEDGVFAPDGSLLLESLQHKANLHFRQGKRRRDEREVAYAKVVALRASETAAGEGMPEEVAVQMEYYVEVPPQFRSKCDIHQYNMMLRNEPYTRLLKTFFPGSVPDNLLDIFEKIDLNYKLPGEVINVLIHYLMEMLTSGGEQRINRNFVDAIAANMLLKRIDSYEKAVQYIRNQAKVRKEKSSGAAPQAAAGRSRAYGRTGTVKPDIPIVESSANGDAVTEEEFAELLKMAEQMQASKQNKASK; via the coding sequence ATGCGCATCAACAATATGCTGCACTTTACCGAGAACCACCGTTATTGCGTATACCGCGACTTCGGCCTCAGCGCTGTCGACGGCAGAATGCTTAGTCTGGTTTATCAGCCGATGGCTGGCGCGTTTGCCATCGGCTTTTATCGCCTGCTTGCCGAACGCGTCTCCTTGGAGCAGGTCGGATATTCCCCGATCGAGCAGCAGCGGGAGCTGTTTCTTACGCTGGGTCTTGAGCCGAGCGAGAAGGGGCGAAAATATTTAATTGAACAGGCATCAAAGCTGGAGGCGGTTGGGCTCCTGCAGACAAGTCGATTGTACATACCGGAAAGGGATGACTACATTTACGAGTACGAGCTGCAGGCCCCGCTTTCTCCTGCCGATTTTTTCCGTACCCAGCATTTGACCTTGCTGCTCCGCGACAAGATCGGCAAGTTCGCCGTCCTTGCGCTGCGGGAGCGAATGTTCTGCGAGGAGCCGCCTGAGTGGACTGGAATGGCCTACAATAAAGAGAACATATCGGTGCCTTTCTATGACATATTTGAACTGAACACGCATGCGATCGATTACGAGCTGGAACAGGCGATTGCTGAATCTTCCATGTCCAGGCAATCCGGGGGATTGCAGGGCGCAGAGGAAGAAGCGATCAATTATGCCGACATCATTATCCGTTTTCCGCGGGAATCAGCGAACCGGGCTTTTGTGGAGGGGCTGCGATTCAATTCCGAAGGAATGGGAATCGCCAATTATGTCGCCCGCAAATATGAGCTTAGCGTGCAGGATCTATGCCGCCTGCTGGATGAAGATGGCGTATTTGCCCCTGACGGCAGCCTGCTGCTGGAAAGCCTGCAGCATAAAGCGAATCTTCATTTCAGGCAAGGCAAGCGGCGGAGGGACGAAAGAGAGGTCGCTTATGCCAAGGTCGTAGCTCTGCGCGCCTCCGAAACGGCTGCCGGCGAAGGGATGCCGGAGGAGGTTGCCGTTCAAATGGAATATTACGTCGAAGTTCCTCCGCAGTTCCGCAGCAAGTGCGATATACATCAGTACAATATGATGCTGCGCAATGAGCCGTATACCCGGCTGCTGAAGACGTTTTTCCCGGGCTCCGTACCCGATAATCTGCTGGATATTTTTGAGAAAATCGATCTGAACTACAAGCTGCCCGGCGAAGTCATTAACGTGCTGATCCATTACTTGATGGAAATGCTCACTTCGGGCGGAGAGCAGCGGATCAACCGCAATTTCGTGGATGCGATCGCTGCCAATATGCTGCTTAAGCGCATCGATTCTTATGAGAAGGCCGTTCAATATATTCGCAATCAAGCGAAGGTCCGTAAAGAGAAGAGCAGCGGGGCAGCGCCCCAGGCCGCGGCGGGAAGAAGCCGTGCTTACGGCAGAACTGGTACGGTCAAGCCGGACATTCCGATCGTGGAGAGCTCAGCGAACGGGGATGCCGTCACCGAAGAAGAATTTGCTGAGCTGCTCAAAATGGCTGAGCAAATGCAGGCCAGCAAACAAAATAAAGCAAGCAAATAA
- a CDS encoding signal peptidase I — protein sequence MRLLWKLAAQTVYYLTAAVCLTVLGSVLLSRITGGEPNFYGYQLKTVLSGSMEPTIRTGSVIAISPHHAGTGIPFRDGDIITYRADEQRLITHRIIEVITSEAGGQILYRTQGDNNDAPDSALVVPANIVGVYTGFTIPYAGYLLHFAGSKAGSLLLLIVPGLILLLYGACSIWKAISQLEQGSGVQADSGADAPE from the coding sequence ATGAGGCTGCTATGGAAGCTGGCTGCTCAAACGGTTTATTACTTGACTGCTGCGGTTTGCCTGACGGTTCTCGGCTCAGTACTGTTGTCCAGAATAACTGGCGGTGAGCCGAATTTCTACGGATATCAGCTAAAAACAGTATTATCCGGTTCGATGGAACCCACGATTCGAACGGGATCCGTCATCGCCATTTCTCCACATCATGCTGGAACGGGGATTCCTTTCCGGGACGGGGATATCATCACGTACCGGGCCGATGAACAGCGGCTAATTACCCATAGGATCATCGAGGTCATAACCAGCGAAGCCGGCGGTCAGATACTGTACCGTACCCAGGGAGACAACAATGATGCTCCTGACAGCGCGCTCGTTGTCCCGGCCAATATCGTCGGCGTTTATACCGGATTCACCATCCCGTACGCTGGATATTTGCTTCACTTTGCCGGCAGCAAAGCCGGCAGCCTTCTCCTCCTTATCGTTCCAGGGCTGATACTCCTTCTCTATGGCGCTTGCTCCATATGGAAGGCCATCTCCCAGCTGGAGCAAGGCTCCGGCGTTCAAGCCGATTCAGGGGCTGACGCGCCAGAATGA
- a CDS encoding TasA family protein has protein sequence MGIKKTLGLGMATAALGLALIGGGTFAYFSDSVETSGTFASGTLDLNAEPTVVINLDNIKPGDYGIRTFKLFNNGTLDIEKVLLRTSYSVTNMAGAPANTDDFGKHIKVMFLTNLDKQEDVIYETTLYELQSLAPDAVDNKWQEWFEERGGLKAGTSDNLIVKFEFVDNNEDQNQFQGDALQLKWTFEARQGTGTAK, from the coding sequence ATGGGAATCAAGAAAACATTAGGTCTCGGTATGGCAACGGCCGCTTTAGGTCTGGCATTGATTGGCGGAGGGACGTTCGCTTACTTCAGCGATTCGGTGGAAACGTCGGGGACTTTCGCTTCAGGGACGCTTGACTTGAATGCAGAGCCTACCGTAGTCATCAACCTTGACAACATCAAGCCTGGCGACTATGGGATCCGGACCTTCAAGCTGTTTAACAACGGTACGCTGGATATTGAAAAGGTTCTTCTCCGCACTTCCTACAGTGTGACCAACATGGCGGGAGCCCCGGCAAATACAGACGACTTCGGAAAACACATTAAGGTGATGTTTTTAACCAATCTCGACAAACAGGAAGACGTCATTTATGAAACGACGCTTTACGAACTGCAATCCCTGGCGCCGGACGCGGTAGATAACAAATGGCAGGAGTGGTTCGAAGAACGGGGCGGGCTAAAAGCCGGCACCTCGGATAATCTCATCGTCAAATTTGAATTTGTGGATAACAACGAGGATCAAAACCAGTTCCAAGGAGACGCCCTCCAGCTGAAATGGACCTTTGAGGCGCGGCAAGGAACCGGCACGGCTAAATAG
- a CDS encoding helix-turn-helix transcriptional regulator: MAEHIGERIQKFRLKQKMSLSELAEKADVAKSYLSNVERNIQGNPSIHFIEKVACALNVTIPMLLFEDQPAEHLLDPEWSLLLQEAIDSGISKQEFKEFLAFQKWKQGQGRNAERK, from the coding sequence ATGGCAGAACATATTGGAGAGCGCATTCAAAAATTCCGCCTGAAGCAGAAAATGTCGTTATCGGAGCTAGCCGAAAAAGCGGATGTCGCCAAGTCCTACTTAAGCAACGTTGAACGGAACATACAGGGCAATCCTTCCATTCACTTCATCGAGAAGGTCGCTTGCGCGCTGAATGTTACGATTCCCATGCTGCTGTTTGAAGATCAGCCGGCTGAACATCTGCTCGATCCGGAGTGGTCTCTGCTATTGCAGGAAGCGATAGATTCAGGGATCAGCAAGCAGGAGTTCAAGGAATTTCTGGCGTTTCAGAAGTGGAAGCAAGGACAAGGCAGGAACGCGGAACGGAAATAA
- a CDS encoding YuiB family protein: MGWLVVFILMVLFFVMMFGIGFILNMLMKTTWFPAYVFIIVILPIVVYSLWNHEQNFWTYVASYRLVDYLTAIAGLLGAILSGWTIRKLRQGGYKMF; the protein is encoded by the coding sequence ATGGGTTGGCTAGTCGTATTCATACTGATGGTGTTATTTTTCGTGATGATGTTCGGTATCGGTTTCATTCTTAATATGCTGATGAAAACAACATGGTTTCCGGCCTACGTATTCATTATTGTCATTCTGCCGATCGTGGTATACTCGCTATGGAACCATGAGCAGAACTTCTGGACTTACGTCGCCTCCTATCGCCTCGTCGATTATTTGACGGCGATCGCCGGACTGCTCGGCGCGATCCTGAGCGGCTGGACGATCCGCAAGCTGCGCCAGGGCGGGTACAAAATGTTCTAG